The following proteins are co-located in the Dyadobacter chenwenxiniae genome:
- a CDS encoding ABC transporter ATP-binding protein → MKLLIQYLSRYKALIFLALVLAAINQVFSLLNPYILGNYLIDPYANKAEYYRNNGLDDAFFKGILIGLLMIIGVAMVSRIAKAFQDYVVNVVIQKFGANLYTDGLRHALRLPFQDFEDQRSGETLSVLQKVRADCEKFITSFVNVLFATLVGIVFVVVVAFKLSPSLPLIYLVGSVVLAILTSVLSKKIKSIQKNIVKETTALAGSTTESLRNIELVKSLGLTNQEITRLNATTFKILKLELRKVKSIRSISFIQGTFVNFLQQCIMFALLFFVFRDRITVGQMMMMQFYSFFIFGPLQELGNVILSYREAEASLNNLQTLLARPVEHKPSNPEVITDIEELRFDNVLFQHQSANRPALEDISFDVKRGETIAFVGPSGSGKTTLVKLLVGLYHPISGAVYYNGIDGNNIDFDEIRNKIGFVTQDTQLFSGTIKENLLFVNPDATDEMINDVLLKAACYNLLSRAESGIDTVIGEGGLKLSGGERQRLSIARALLRVPHLIIFDEATSALDSLTEEEISNTIRNITDQRQHITVMIAHRLSTIMHADRIYVLEKGHVVETGSHHALLDEKGLYYAMWRQQIGERKDESVLSS, encoded by the coding sequence ATGAAATTATTAATACAATACCTTAGCCGGTACAAAGCCCTCATTTTCCTGGCGCTTGTACTCGCCGCCATCAATCAGGTTTTTTCACTCCTGAACCCCTACATTCTCGGTAATTACCTGATCGACCCTTACGCCAACAAAGCAGAATATTATCGCAATAATGGCCTCGATGACGCTTTTTTCAAAGGCATCCTCATTGGATTGCTCATGATCATTGGCGTGGCCATGGTTTCGCGGATTGCCAAAGCATTTCAGGATTATGTTGTTAACGTTGTGATCCAGAAGTTTGGCGCAAACCTTTATACAGACGGGTTACGCCATGCATTACGCCTCCCTTTCCAGGATTTTGAAGACCAGCGCAGCGGTGAAACGCTCTCGGTGCTGCAAAAGGTTAGGGCCGATTGCGAAAAATTCATTACCAGTTTTGTTAATGTGCTCTTTGCCACATTGGTAGGAATTGTTTTTGTGGTAGTTGTAGCCTTCAAGCTTAGTCCGTCACTGCCGCTTATTTACCTTGTTGGCTCGGTCGTTCTTGCCATATTGACGAGTGTTTTGAGTAAAAAAATCAAGTCTATTCAAAAGAACATTGTCAAAGAAACTACGGCGCTGGCTGGGTCCACGACAGAATCTTTGCGGAACATTGAATTGGTCAAAAGTCTCGGCCTGACCAATCAGGAGATTACCCGCCTGAACGCGACGACGTTCAAAATCCTCAAACTGGAACTCCGAAAGGTCAAAAGCATTCGCTCAATCAGCTTTATACAGGGCACGTTCGTGAATTTCCTTCAACAATGTATCATGTTTGCGCTGCTGTTTTTTGTCTTCCGGGACAGAATTACCGTGGGTCAAATGATGATGATGCAGTTCTATTCCTTCTTCATATTCGGGCCCTTGCAGGAGCTGGGCAATGTGATCCTCTCCTACCGCGAAGCCGAGGCGTCGTTGAACAACTTACAGACATTGCTAGCCAGACCCGTTGAGCATAAGCCGTCGAATCCGGAAGTCATTACAGACATTGAAGAGCTACGGTTTGACAACGTCCTTTTTCAGCACCAATCGGCGAACCGGCCCGCATTGGAGGACATTTCCTTTGATGTGAAACGTGGAGAAACCATCGCATTCGTTGGGCCATCAGGTTCGGGGAAAACAACATTGGTTAAACTGCTCGTCGGCCTTTATCATCCCATTTCAGGCGCTGTGTATTACAATGGCATTGATGGTAATAACATCGATTTTGATGAAATCAGAAACAAAATAGGCTTTGTAACGCAGGATACGCAGCTTTTCTCTGGCACGATTAAAGAAAACCTGCTCTTTGTAAATCCGGATGCGACAGATGAAATGATCAACGATGTGTTGCTGAAAGCGGCTTGTTACAACTTACTGTCAAGAGCCGAGAGCGGGATTGATACGGTTATTGGCGAAGGCGGACTGAAACTTTCGGGTGGTGAGCGTCAGCGTTTATCCATTGCCCGTGCGCTGTTGCGCGTGCCGCATTTGATCATTTTTGATGAAGCCACATCTGCCTTGGATTCGTTGACAGAGGAAGAAATTTCCAACACAATACGCAACATTACCGATCAGCGTCAGCACATCACGGTGATGATTGCGCACAGGTTATCGACCATCATGCATGCGGACCGCATTTACGTCCTTGAAAAAGGCCATGTTGTAGAAACCGGCAGCCATCATGCTTTGCTTGATGAAAAAGGCTTGTATTATGCCATGTGGCGCCAGCAGATCGGCGAGCGGAAGGATGAGTCGGTGCTTTCGTCATAA
- a CDS encoding 2OG-Fe(II) oxygenase, translating into MKNIETLDWLHITDDLHSKGYGLVPQVLSPAECDELIASYEEPAHYRKTIVMERYRFGLGEYKYFQYPLPNIIQHLRESFYAKLAPVANKWMQVLNITQRYPSDFQDFQSQCHARQQTKPTVLILKYGEGGHNTLHQDLYGDVFFPIQLVIFLSDPENDYLGGEFVLTQQTPRAQSKAIVLKPKKGDILLFTTNFKPVKGTKGHYRVNMKHGISEVTSGNRFTLGIIFHDALN; encoded by the coding sequence ATGAAAAACATTGAAACGCTGGACTGGCTGCACATTACCGACGATCTGCACAGCAAAGGATATGGGTTAGTCCCACAAGTCCTTTCGCCTGCGGAATGTGATGAACTGATTGCATCATATGAGGAACCAGCACATTATCGCAAAACGATCGTGATGGAGCGTTACCGGTTTGGACTAGGTGAATATAAATATTTCCAATATCCGCTGCCGAACATTATCCAGCATTTACGCGAAAGCTTTTATGCAAAACTCGCCCCGGTTGCCAATAAGTGGATGCAAGTCCTAAACATTACCCAGCGATATCCATCTGATTTTCAAGACTTTCAGTCACAATGTCACGCCCGGCAGCAAACCAAGCCTACGGTTTTGATCCTGAAATATGGTGAAGGCGGGCATAATACGTTGCATCAGGACTTGTACGGAGATGTGTTCTTTCCTATTCAGCTGGTTATTTTCCTCAGCGATCCTGAGAACGATTACCTGGGAGGAGAATTTGTATTGACCCAACAAACGCCGCGCGCGCAATCCAAAGCCATTGTTTTAAAACCGAAAAAAGGGGACATTCTGCTCTTCACAACCAATTTCAAGCCAGTGAAAGGGACAAAAGGTCATTATCGGGTCAATATGAAGCATGGCATTTCCGAAGTGACTTCCGGCAACCGCTTTACCCTTGGGATTATTTTTCACGACGCATTAAACTGA
- a CDS encoding Ada metal-binding domain-containing protein, whose amino-acid sequence MFKHSDLGPPSFQTSRKLKKLIDKNMICYGGNATLKIYGTLQCASGKRMKMKNRVFFSSVAEALAQGFRPCGHCLREAYLKWKTGQNIIPKP is encoded by the coding sequence ATGTTCAAGCATTCAGACCTCGGGCCGCCTTCGTTTCAAACGAGCAGAAAGTTGAAAAAGCTCATTGATAAAAATATGATTTGCTACGGTGGAAATGCCACGCTTAAAATCTATGGGACATTGCAATGTGCTTCGGGAAAGCGCATGAAAATGAAGAACCGGGTGTTTTTCAGTTCGGTGGCAGAGGCATTGGCGCAGGGCTTTCGTCCGTGCGGACATTGTTTGCGGGAGGCCTATTTGAAATGGAAAACCGGACAGAACATCATTCCAAAACCTTGA
- a CDS encoding DNA-3-methyladenine glycosylase family protein has translation MNNEHKILIPVPALFSFEECMWFLNRNYDDCLHIIKGNTIFKALEVEEEMLLVAIKEHAGFLELEILQGETTQENKSYLVDYVREWFDMDTNIQPFYDLLKADGRIAYMAESYKGLRLIGISNLFEAICWCIIGQQINLSFAYKVKRRLVEHYGKRIDHENDSYFVFPEPEVLAAADPDLLKEMQFSKQKSDYLIGIAKAFANGSLNKEAIRALPDFAARKKALTDHKGIGVWTANYALMKSLQESGGIPHGDIGLLNALSNHNIIEDRSQTGKIEALFQRFAGWESYLVFYLWRSLTVKVLE, from the coding sequence ATGAATAATGAGCATAAGATCTTAATCCCCGTTCCGGCGCTTTTTAGTTTTGAAGAATGTATGTGGTTTCTCAACAGGAACTACGATGACTGCCTCCACATCATTAAAGGCAATACAATTTTTAAAGCATTGGAAGTGGAAGAGGAAATGCTGCTGGTTGCCATTAAGGAGCACGCAGGTTTTCTGGAACTGGAAATTCTGCAAGGAGAGACAACACAGGAGAACAAATCCTATCTCGTTGATTATGTGCGTGAATGGTTTGATATGGACACCAACATTCAGCCATTTTACGACCTGCTCAAAGCCGACGGACGCATTGCTTACATGGCCGAAAGTTACAAAGGCTTGCGACTGATTGGGATTTCTAATCTTTTTGAAGCCATTTGCTGGTGCATTATCGGTCAGCAGATTAATTTGTCCTTTGCCTACAAAGTGAAGCGCAGGCTGGTGGAACATTATGGTAAGCGCATTGACCATGAAAATGATTCCTATTTTGTTTTTCCCGAGCCGGAAGTGCTGGCAGCGGCCGATCCCGATCTTCTGAAAGAGATGCAGTTTTCAAAACAGAAATCGGATTACCTGATTGGCATTGCGAAAGCGTTTGCAAACGGAAGTCTTAATAAGGAAGCAATTCGTGCATTACCAGACTTTGCAGCGCGGAAAAAGGCACTGACGGATCATAAAGGGATAGGTGTCTGGACAGCTAACTATGCGTTAATGAAGTCGTTGCAAGAGTCGGGCGGCATTCCGCATGGCGATATTGGTCTGTTAAATGCGCTATCCAATCACAACATTATTGAGGACAGAAGCCAAACGGGCAAGATTGAAGCGCTTTTCCAGCGTTTTGCAGGCTGGGAGAGTTATCTGGTGTTTTATCTCTGGCGAAGCCTCACGGTCAAGGTTTTGGAATGA
- the holA gene encoding DNA polymerase III subunit delta: MAQTPDIVLKEIRSKKFRPIYFLHGDEPYYIDSIAEELEKRVVPESEKGFNQFVLYGKDTDMAGVLSYARRFPFMAERQLILVKEANKLGGIEQKEQQARLEDYALNPLNSTVLVFCFHANADERKTFIKSINTNGVVVQSKKMYDNKLPEWVASFCQHEGVKISPKAVQMLVDNIGNDLKRLSNEIRKIMVNLRVDEGIDASAIERFVGISKEYNVFEFQKALMTRDVMKANQIATYFSANSKDNPLAPILIILFGFYTKVLLAHASKDKTEKGLATELGVNPYFVKDYLLAIRNYPLPKVANIIHYLRECDARLKGLDGVSIPEGELLKELVFKIVH, translated from the coding sequence ATGGCGCAGACACCGGATATTGTCCTTAAAGAGATCAGAAGTAAAAAATTCAGGCCCATCTATTTCCTGCACGGCGATGAGCCGTATTACATTGATTCCATTGCCGAAGAACTGGAAAAACGGGTCGTGCCCGAGTCTGAAAAAGGCTTTAACCAGTTTGTCCTGTACGGTAAGGATACGGATATGGCCGGCGTGCTCAGCTATGCCCGACGTTTTCCGTTTATGGCCGAGAGGCAATTGATCCTGGTGAAGGAAGCCAACAAGTTAGGCGGGATCGAGCAAAAAGAGCAGCAAGCCAGGCTGGAAGATTATGCATTGAATCCGCTGAACAGCACCGTGCTGGTGTTTTGTTTTCATGCCAATGCTGACGAGCGTAAGACTTTTATCAAATCCATCAATACGAATGGTGTGGTTGTGCAGTCTAAAAAGATGTACGACAACAAGTTACCGGAATGGGTCGCTTCTTTTTGCCAGCATGAAGGTGTGAAGATCAGTCCCAAGGCCGTGCAGATGCTGGTTGATAACATTGGAAACGATTTGAAGCGACTGTCTAACGAGATCAGGAAAATAATGGTCAATCTGCGGGTGGATGAGGGAATTGACGCTTCGGCGATTGAGCGGTTTGTTGGGATCAGTAAGGAATATAATGTTTTTGAATTTCAAAAGGCACTAATGACGCGTGATGTCATGAAGGCCAATCAGATCGCCACCTATTTCTCTGCAAATTCAAAGGACAACCCGCTGGCACCGATCCTGATCATTCTCTTTGGATTTTATACAAAAGTGCTGCTTGCGCACGCCAGCAAGGATAAAACGGAGAAAGGGCTTGCCACTGAACTGGGTGTTAACCCTTACTTTGTAAAGGATTATTTGCTTGCGATCCGCAATTATCCGCTTCCTAAGGTTGCCAATATCATTCACTATCTGCGGGAATGTGATGCGCGGCTGAAAGGTTTGGATGGCGTGAGCATTCCCGAAGGTGAGCTGCTTAAAGAGTTGGTTTTCAAAATTGTACATTAA
- a CDS encoding acyl carrier protein phosphodiesterase: MNFLAHILLSGTKEGVIMGNYVGDFIKGRLTDEKTESWDPDFVTGLKLHRFIDFFTDQHGTVREATHKAALSQGKLAGIVMDIYFDYFLAKHFDQFRPEPLFTYAQNMYALIQENEHFIPVDMMRMVQAMRSEDWLTSYATLEGVDLTFHRMSRRATYLAPLRNAMLELSENEDFYQDKFFSFFPELQKASKEFILTH, translated from the coding sequence ATGAATTTTTTAGCACACATTTTGCTGTCAGGAACAAAGGAGGGCGTGATTATGGGCAATTATGTGGGCGACTTTATCAAGGGCCGGCTGACGGATGAAAAAACGGAAAGCTGGGACCCTGATTTTGTCACCGGATTGAAGCTGCACCGGTTCATTGATTTCTTCACCGATCAGCACGGAACTGTCCGCGAGGCAACGCACAAGGCTGCCTTATCGCAGGGAAAGCTTGCCGGCATCGTGATGGATATTTATTTTGATTATTTCCTGGCCAAACATTTCGACCAGTTCCGACCGGAACCGCTTTTTACATACGCACAAAATATGTACGCGCTGATCCAGGAAAACGAGCATTTCATTCCCGTTGATATGATGCGCATGGTGCAGGCCATGCGGAGTGAGGATTGGCTGACGAGCTATGCAACACTGGAGGGAGTGGATTTGACTTTTCACCGCATGTCGCGGAGGGCCACTTACCTGGCTCCGCTGCGCAATGCGATGTTGGAGCTTAGCGAAAATGAAGATTTTTATCAGGACAAATTTTTCAGCTTTTTCCCGGAACTTCAAAAAGCGTCCAAAGAGTTTATATTAACACATTAA
- a CDS encoding FKBP-type peptidyl-prolyl cis-trans isomerase gives MKVEKNNVIALTYSLRIPDTDGETDVVEVVTEEDPMYFIQGISGLPEGFENQIEGLVAGDIFEFTVAPEEGYGEFDEEAIVELPKAVFQMEDVNQEELLQIGNIIPMTNEDGERMHGQVIEIKDDVVVMNFNHPLAGKEMHFKGQIISIRPATAEEISHGHVHGAGGVHHH, from the coding sequence ATGAAAGTCGAAAAAAATAACGTGATAGCGTTAACATACAGCCTGAGAATTCCTGATACAGATGGCGAAACCGATGTTGTAGAAGTTGTGACAGAGGAAGATCCAATGTACTTCATTCAAGGCATCAGCGGCCTTCCTGAGGGCTTCGAAAACCAGATTGAAGGGCTTGTTGCAGGTGATATTTTCGAATTTACCGTTGCCCCTGAGGAAGGATACGGTGAGTTTGACGAAGAAGCAATTGTTGAATTGCCAAAGGCGGTTTTCCAGATGGAAGATGTTAACCAGGAGGAGTTATTGCAGATCGGTAACATCATTCCCATGACGAACGAAGACGGTGAGCGCATGCACGGCCAGGTTATTGAAATCAAGGACGATGTAGTTGTCATGAACTTCAACCACCCATTGGCAGGAAAAGAAATGCATTTCAAAGGGCAGATCATCTCAATCCGCCCAGCCACAGCAGAAGAAATCAGCCACGGGCATGTGCATGGTGCTGGTGGGGTGCATCATCATTGA
- a CDS encoding deoxycytidylate deaminase has protein sequence MTLPTTNLRPKFDDIYMELAKNLALRSHCIKAQVGAVLTKDTRIISIGYNGPPAGTHNCDEEFPEVGCPRDAKGSCSLALHAEQNAILFAVKNGSNIEGSTLFVTLAPCIACARVIYTMKIKKVIFLHSYAAYKGIAVEEGVEFLRRFGVEVEQYVVND, from the coding sequence ATGACTTTACCTACAACGAATTTGCGCCCGAAATTTGATGATATCTACATGGAATTAGCAAAAAATCTGGCGTTGCGTTCCCATTGTATCAAGGCGCAAGTCGGTGCTGTATTAACAAAAGACACGCGCATTATTTCTATCGGTTACAACGGTCCGCCTGCCGGAACGCATAATTGTGATGAGGAGTTTCCGGAAGTGGGTTGTCCCAGAGATGCGAAAGGAAGCTGTTCACTGGCTTTGCACGCAGAACAAAACGCTATTTTATTTGCTGTAAAAAATGGCTCAAATATTGAAGGATCGACGCTTTTCGTAACATTAGCGCCATGCATTGCCTGCGCCAGGGTGATTTATACAATGAAAATCAAAAAAGTAATTTTCCTGCATTCCTACGCAGCCTACAAGGGAATCGCAGTTGAGGAAGGAGTGGAGTTTTTGAGGAGGTTCGGAGTGGAGGTGGAGCAGTATGTAGTGAATGATTGA
- a CDS encoding DUF922 domain-containing protein, giving the protein MIRSFLLALLMVSMILPAFSQQEKVVMKLAQDPASLLKNYKFYIQEVEDQRLIPGSTLGKVVLYGKDVPATLPGKADKELFNYWSFAAPKKEQTYLPLYISVKELSLNEKRVAPNKVTGEVKLSVKFRWYRNMQPVELTNYQTAANYTRPEREYDYEKLVKQLLDQSLAHFQKWMTLNAGKNPALARNIQLVFKEIVNNDPDTVFYSPKRPLIWDDFKVRNAKPGSRYAAAVFTSFGYEGRSYPKDDDLVVEIGLKTFMVKSMSWGRPESRNAGTLRHEQIHFDITRLVVEKFKARLLKADLTIEDYDSEIQYQFLEAFREMNRDQERYDGETGHGLNAGAQAAWDRKIAGEISAVYSVQ; this is encoded by the coding sequence ATGATCAGAAGTTTTTTGCTGGCCCTTTTAATGGTTTCAATGATCCTTCCTGCTTTTTCGCAGCAGGAAAAGGTTGTGATGAAGCTTGCACAAGATCCGGCATCGCTGCTTAAAAACTATAAATTTTATATTCAGGAAGTTGAAGATCAGCGCCTTATTCCAGGCTCTACGTTAGGAAAGGTGGTTTTGTATGGCAAAGATGTTCCTGCCACGTTACCCGGAAAGGCGGATAAAGAACTCTTCAATTACTGGTCGTTTGCAGCCCCCAAAAAAGAACAGACTTACTTGCCGCTTTATATCAGCGTGAAGGAACTCTCTTTAAATGAAAAGCGCGTCGCGCCCAATAAGGTGACAGGCGAAGTAAAGCTTTCCGTCAAATTTCGCTGGTACAGAAACATGCAGCCGGTAGAATTGACCAATTATCAAACCGCTGCCAATTACACTCGTCCCGAAAGGGAATACGACTACGAAAAATTAGTCAAACAGCTCCTGGATCAATCCCTGGCGCACTTTCAAAAATGGATGACGCTGAATGCTGGGAAAAATCCGGCCCTGGCCAGGAACATTCAGCTGGTTTTTAAGGAAATCGTTAATAATGACCCCGATACAGTTTTTTATTCGCCCAAAAGGCCTTTGATCTGGGACGATTTCAAAGTACGAAATGCCAAACCCGGCAGCCGATATGCGGCGGCGGTGTTTACCAGTTTCGGCTATGAAGGCCGTTCCTATCCCAAAGACGATGATCTTGTGGTAGAAATCGGTTTGAAAACATTCATGGTAAAAAGCATGTCCTGGGGACGCCCGGAATCCCGAAATGCCGGCACATTAAGGCATGAGCAGATCCATTTCGACATAACGAGGCTTGTGGTCGAAAAATTTAAGGCGCGTTTGCTGAAAGCCGATCTGACCATTGAAGACTATGATAGCGAAATTCAATATCAGTTTTTGGAAGCCTTTCGTGAGATGAATAGAGACCAGGAACGTTACGACGGCGAAACCGGTCACGGCCTCAATGCTGGCGCCCAAGCCGCCTGGGACCGGAAAATTGCAGGCGAAATTTCGGCTGTTTACTCCGTTCAGTAA
- a CDS encoding ComEC/Rec2 family competence protein, which produces MLPRSPFVGIVLCYIAGILLSEILPVFDQLAALLSSLSVLLLSFCFVFYFKGLKTAFGIAFLLFIVSIGAFTMSVFEKNNDANIAALSEVSYSAYEAEIISLPEKRSKTVRYEAQILRIKTKEKWVNVDLKALINISQEAVIMPEPGNKLVIHGTLERPLEAKNPMQFDYRRYLSNKGIVWTDYLDEDSFQLVSVADHSFLLKQWSTGISKWAAGAFRENVDDDEAYGLIKAMLLGRRDDLQSDQVSDYTTSGTVHILSVSGMHVAIIFLVISYLFGWMKRWPVGKFAYLALIVGLLGFYALVTGLPPSVQRATLMCIIFVMAEVFSRKQNAMNTLAFSALVILLWDPAALYDVGFQLSYLAMSGIFLLYAPLNSIFSPENRVVKFVWQISALSLAAQLATFPLSLFYFHQFPSYFWLVNPFVIAFTNVLLPAALVLLLVSPLHVFWLQWVVNKVVWLSAYLTNVAVAVPKALPGYLIENLNLDKVEVTLLYALLFAIWYAYHTRIYQYLKFSYLLVLVFVTYSVSKSIQIRLSDQMVVHSVPRHQVVSFKKGSSLYIVSDRAFKENIDAYNFCIKNYATSREVVKTTFITAR; this is translated from the coding sequence ATGCTCCCACGCTCACCATTTGTCGGCATCGTTTTATGCTATATAGCCGGCATTTTGTTGAGCGAAATCCTTCCTGTATTCGATCAATTGGCTGCATTACTTAGTTCGCTGTCTGTTTTGCTTCTGTCATTTTGTTTTGTGTTTTATTTCAAAGGCTTGAAAACGGCGTTTGGAATTGCGTTTTTGCTGTTCATAGTTTCCATTGGGGCATTTACAATGTCGGTCTTCGAGAAAAACAACGATGCGAACATTGCTGCATTATCCGAGGTCAGCTATTCAGCCTACGAAGCAGAAATCATAAGCTTACCCGAAAAGCGAAGCAAAACGGTTCGCTATGAAGCGCAAATACTTCGCATTAAAACCAAAGAAAAGTGGGTTAATGTCGATTTAAAAGCATTAATCAATATTAGCCAGGAAGCCGTAATAATGCCGGAACCAGGTAACAAGCTGGTCATTCACGGAACACTGGAGCGTCCGTTGGAAGCCAAAAATCCCATGCAGTTTGATTACCGCCGGTATCTCAGCAATAAGGGCATTGTGTGGACGGACTATCTGGATGAGGATTCTTTTCAGCTGGTTTCGGTTGCCGACCATTCCTTTTTGCTGAAACAATGGAGCACCGGCATTTCCAAATGGGCCGCCGGAGCGTTTAGGGAAAATGTGGATGACGATGAGGCTTATGGATTGATCAAGGCCATGTTACTAGGCAGGAGAGATGATCTGCAATCGGATCAGGTTAGCGATTACACGACTTCGGGGACGGTGCACATTCTGTCTGTTTCTGGCATGCACGTTGCAATTATTTTCCTGGTTATCAGTTATTTGTTTGGATGGATGAAGCGGTGGCCGGTGGGTAAATTTGCTTATCTAGCATTGATAGTCGGATTGCTAGGCTTTTATGCATTGGTTACCGGCTTGCCTCCATCGGTGCAACGCGCGACGCTCATGTGCATTATTTTTGTCATGGCCGAAGTGTTCAGCCGGAAGCAGAATGCGATGAATACGCTTGCATTTTCTGCATTGGTTATATTGCTTTGGGATCCTGCTGCGCTTTATGACGTTGGTTTTCAGCTTTCTTACCTTGCCATGAGCGGGATATTTTTGCTGTACGCGCCTTTGAACAGCATTTTCAGTCCCGAGAATAGAGTTGTGAAGTTCGTCTGGCAGATCTCAGCATTGTCATTAGCTGCGCAGCTGGCCACATTTCCGCTGAGTTTGTTTTATTTTCATCAGTTTCCCAGCTATTTCTGGCTGGTTAATCCGTTTGTGATTGCATTCACGAATGTGCTGTTACCGGCTGCGCTCGTCTTATTGTTAGTATCGCCGCTGCACGTGTTCTGGTTGCAATGGGTTGTAAATAAAGTGGTTTGGCTATCTGCTTACCTGACCAACGTGGCCGTCGCTGTTCCAAAAGCATTGCCGGGATATTTGATTGAAAACCTGAATCTTGATAAAGTTGAAGTTACTCTGCTATATGCATTGCTTTTTGCGATTTGGTATGCCTATCATACGAGGATTTACCAATATCTTAAATTTTCTTACTTGCTGGTGCTCGTTTTCGTAACCTATTCCGTCTCCAAAAGCATTCAGATCCGTCTATCCGATCAAATGGTCGTGCATTCAGTTCCCAGGCATCAGGTCGTAAGTTTTAAAAAGGGAAGTTCGCTTTACATAGTGAGCGACAGGGCTTTTAAGGAGAACATTGATGCCTATAATTTTTGTATCAAAAACTACGCAACCAGCCGGGAAGTGGTAAAAACGACGTTTATTACAGCAAGATGA
- a CDS encoding M43 family zinc metalloprotease, giving the protein MTNLSSKLLLILLLIVISKTFVLAQGSNLPLNRCASDELNALMISKHPALQSLRMKSEEAIQTRIKANRASLRKNADETITIPVVVHVVHSKDDNTMGGQGNANITDAQIQSQIDVLNEDYGNASGYKGYYTDSLGVDTGIRFKLVNIVRTFNDKEQFSPITDADELAGISPAWLTNRYLNIWVCRLSDRYLGTSQFPVVTELTDLTAGLSTAEDEALRSLTDGVIIDFRYFGRNSPAITSSVYNLGRTTTHEVGHWLGLIHIWGDRNCGTDHCNDTPTAFTKNETTDISCTPVFSECRGTMTRNMIENYMDYSPDVCMSVFTNDQKERMHAVLELSPRRAKLVEFSKISGEDLLVDLYPNPVSETLTANVFTPNFQLYTVEVFNQRGQRMVSGATNLNYLQVDKFPSGLYYYKVSSGGQTVTKRFVVR; this is encoded by the coding sequence ATGACAAATCTGAGCAGTAAGCTTCTGCTGATCCTTTTATTGATTGTTATTTCAAAAACGTTCGTGCTGGCGCAGGGAAGCAACTTGCCGCTTAACCGCTGCGCCAGCGATGAACTGAACGCGCTGATGATTTCCAAACATCCGGCTTTGCAGAGTCTGCGAATGAAGTCGGAGGAAGCTATTCAAACGCGCATCAAAGCAAACAGGGCGTCTTTGCGGAAAAACGCGGATGAAACGATAACCATTCCGGTTGTCGTGCATGTCGTTCATAGCAAGGATGATAACACAATGGGCGGGCAAGGCAACGCGAACATTACGGATGCCCAGATCCAGAGCCAGATCGACGTTTTGAATGAAGATTATGGTAATGCTTCGGGTTATAAGGGTTATTACACAGATTCGCTGGGCGTAGACACGGGGATCCGGTTTAAGCTGGTGAACATTGTGCGGACGTTTAATGATAAAGAGCAGTTCAGTCCTATTACGGATGCAGATGAGCTGGCGGGAATTTCTCCTGCGTGGCTTACCAACCGTTACCTGAATATCTGGGTTTGCCGGTTGTCGGACCGCTATTTAGGAACCTCCCAGTTTCCCGTTGTAACCGAGCTGACCGATCTGACAGCAGGCTTGTCGACAGCTGAGGACGAGGCATTGCGCTCTTTGACGGACGGTGTGATCATTGACTTTCGCTATTTCGGCAGGAATTCGCCAGCTATTACCAGCTCCGTTTACAACCTTGGCCGTACTACGACGCACGAAGTAGGCCATTGGCTGGGGCTGATACACATCTGGGGCGATAGGAATTGCGGAACCGATCATTGCAATGATACACCAACTGCTTTTACCAAAAACGAAACGACGGACATTTCCTGCACGCCCGTTTTCTCGGAGTGTCGTGGCACAATGACGCGGAATATGATTGAGAATTATATGGATTATTCTCCTGATGTCTGCATGAGCGTTTTTACCAATGACCAGAAAGAGCGGATGCACGCTGTGCTCGAATTGAGCCCCAGGCGTGCAAAACTCGTTGAATTCTCGAAAATTTCTGGCGAGGATCTGCTGGTAGACCTGTATCCCAATCCCGTCAGCGAGACTTTAACAGCCAATGTTTTTACACCGAATTTTCAGCTTTACACGGTCGAGGTCTTTAATCAACGCGGTCAGCGCATGGTTTCCGGCGCGACGAATCTGAATTATCTGCAAGTCGATAAGTTTCCCAGCGGATTGTACTACTACAAAGTTTCGTCCGGCGGACAAACGGTCACCAAACGGTTCGTCGTTCGTTAA